The proteins below are encoded in one region of Silene latifolia isolate original U9 population chromosome 2, ASM4854445v1, whole genome shotgun sequence:
- the LOC141632498 gene encoding NAD(P)H:quinone oxidoreductase-like — MANQVSTKRVVRVVGLCGSLRKASNNRGLLRAAMKMCSEKIIEGMEIEDVDISTLPMLNTDLEVDATFPLVVQTFRQNILQADAIFFASPEYNYSLTPLLKNAIDWASRPPNVWADKAAAIVSTQAGGRIWQYHLRQIGVYLDIHFINKPEFFINGVHGTPQQFDTNGDLIDPVTIQRLKDVLIALRVFTLRLTNAPSF, encoded by the exons ATGGCAAATCAAGTTTCAACGAAACGTGTTGTAAGAGTTGTGGGTCTTTGTGGTTCCCTTCGTAAGGCCTCCAACAATCGTGGCCTCCTCCGCGcag CAATGAAGATGTGTTCGGAGAAGATAATAGAAGGAATGGAGATAGAAGACGTAGATATATCAACCTTGCCAATGCTCAATACTGACCTTGAAGTAGATGCCACTTTCCCGCTTGTGGTCCAAACCTTTCGCCAGAACATCCTCCAAGCCGATGCTATCTTTTTCGCTTCTCCTGAATACAATTATTCCCTTACTC CATTGCTAAAAAATGCAATTGATTGGGCATCTCGACCACCAAATGTTTGGGCGGATAAGGCAGCTGCAATAGTAAGCACACAAGCAGGTGGAAGAATCTGGCAATACCATCTTCGTCAAATTGGTGTTTACCTAGACATTCACTTCATCAACAAACCCGAATTCTTTATCAATGGTGTTCACGGAACTCCACAACAGTTCGATACTAATGGTGACTTAATTGATCCGGTCACCATACAAAGGTTGAAAGATGTTCTCATCGCGTTACGAGTTTTTACGCTTCGTCTCACAAATGCCCCCAGTTTTTAG
- the LOC141632493 gene encoding pentatricopeptide repeat-containing protein At1g59720, chloroplastic/mitochondrial, whose protein sequence is MLLTSTTNNPPPHINHSHNHGELLSLLNQCTTMANLKQLHAQTLRTTPFHHPTHLLFLQSRLLHYYTSFSDIRSAFRLFDTIENPNTFMWNTLIRACAHSQSHKGFAFMLYCDMLRVSQVTPDKHTFPFVLKACAYLFDHFGGKQIHAHVFKLGFWSDVYVNNSLIHFYASCGELGCARKVFDEMPERSVVSWNAMIDGLVVSGEFDAALSLFCRMQREFDPDGYTLKSVVMGCAGLGALSSGMWVHAYVLRGCDGKVGNDVLLNNALVEMYFKCGMFDLAIRVFDEMGRRDINSWNSMILGLAIHGLSKLALEYFDEMTKVEGLIPNSVTFVGILSACNHGGMVELGREYFDKMVNDYSIEPRLEHYGCLVDLLARAGFIYEALDLVSSMPMKPDIVIWRSLLDACCKQNVGLELSEQLANKILESEDGTSSGVYVLLSKVYASAARWNNVGLIRQLMTDKGIRKEPGCSSLEINGVNHEFFAGDTSHPERKDIYKVLEMINEKLESVGYKSDLSQAPLVDDEDENSKKDALKLHSERFAIAYGLLHLEHGVPIRVFKNLRVCNDCHEVIKRISKLFDVEVIVRDRIRFHHFRDGACSCSDYW, encoded by the coding sequence ATGCTCCTAACTTCCACAACCAACAATCCACCACCCCACATCAACCATAGCCACAACCATGGCGAACTCTTATCTCTCCTCAACCAATGCACAACCATGGCTAACCTCAAGCAACTCCACGCTCAAACCCTCCGCACAACACCCTTCCATCACCCCACCCACCTCCTCTTCCTCCAAAGCAGACTCCTCCACTACTACACGTCCTTTTCCGACATCCGGTCCGCCTTTCGCCTTTTCGACACCATCGAAAACCCGAATACTTTCATGTGGAACACTCTAATCCGAGCTTGCGCTCACAGTCAGTCACACAAAGGGTTTGCATTTATGCTTTATTGTGATATGTTGCGTGTTAGTCAAGTTACCCCTGATAAACATACTTTTCCGTTTGTTCTTAAGGCTTGTGCGTATTTGTTTGATCATTTTGGCGGGAAACAGATTCATGCCCATGTTTTTAAACTTGGGTTTTGGTCTGATGTTTATGTTAATAACAGTTTGATCCATTTTTATGCGTCGTGTGGCGAGTTGGGTTGTGCACGgaaggtgtttgatgaaatgcctgaGAGAAGTGTTGTGTCTTGGAATGCGATGATTGATGGGTTGGTTGTGTCAGGGGAGTTTGATGCGGCGTTGAGCTTGTTTTGTCGAATGCAGAGGGAATTTGACCCGGATGGGTATACGTTGAAGAGCGTAGTGATGGGTTGCGCTGGTTTAGGCGCTTTATCGTCGGGTATGTGGGTCCATGCTTATGTTTTGAGGGGTTGTGATGGTAAGGTTGGTAATGATGTGTTGTTGAACAATGCATTGGTGGAAATGTATTTCAAATGTGGGATGTTCGATTTGGCTATACGAGTGTTTGACGAGATGGGTAGACGCGACATTAACTCGTGGAATTCGATGATTCTAGGACTTGCTATACACGGACTGTCGAAGTTGGCATTGGAGTATTTTGACGAAATGACTAAGGTTGAAGGATTAATCCCAAATTCGGTCACTTTTGTTGGCATTTTGAGTGCGTGTAACCATGGCGGCATGGTTGAATTAGGCCGGGAGTACTTCGATAAGATGGTGAATGATTACTCGATTGAACCTCGACTTGAGCACTATGGTTGCCTTGTTGATCTCCTTGCCCGAGCAGGATTCATTTATGAAGCCCTAGATCTTGTGTCGAGCATGCCTATGAAACCCGACATTGTAATATGGAGAAGTCTTTTAGATGCTTGTTGCAAGCAAAATGTAGGCTTAGAGCTTAGTGAACAACTTGCTAACAAGATACTCGAATCAGAAGACGGTACTTCTAGTGGAGTTTATGTGCTCCTCTCCAAAGTTTATGCCTCGGCTGCTAGATGGAACAATGTTGGTTTAATCCGTCAGCTAATGACTGATAAGGGCATAAGGAAAGAACCCGGCTGTAGCTCCTTAGAGATTAATGGAGTTAACCATGAATTTTTCGCAGGGGATACGTCTCATCCCGAAAGGAAGGATATATACAAAGTCTTGGAGATGATAAATGAGAAACTCGAGTCAGTAGGATATAAGAGCGACCTTTCACAAGCACCCTTAGTCGACGATGAAGATGAAAACAGTAAGAAAGATGCTCTTAAGCTTCATAGTGAAAGATTTGCTATTGCTTATGGGCTTCTACATTTAGAACACGGTGTGCCAATTCGTGTATTCAAGAACCTTCGTGTCTGCAACGACTGCCATGAAGTTATAAAGCGGATATCTAAGCTCTTTGATGTTGAGGTCATTGTGAGAGATCGAATTCGCTTCCATCATTTCAGGGATGGAGCTTGTTCTTGCTCTGATTATTGGTAG